The following proteins are encoded in a genomic region of Ignavibacteriota bacterium:
- a CDS encoding sugar transferase: protein MQRFPRILDLAASAAGLFLLSPVLLVISALVRSSSPGPILYRARRVGQGGVEFTLLKFRSMKQDAAAVGSAITSANDSRITGIGRFLRATKIDELPQLVNVLRGEMCLVGPRPEDPRYIQYYPDEFRRILDLKPGITSAASLTFVDESSLLRGEDHERVYIEQVLPEKLRIDLEWFDRARVVDNIGLIVRTVLRKGVKA from the coding sequence ATGCAGCGATTTCCCCGCATCCTCGACCTTGCCGCTTCCGCCGCCGGTCTGTTTCTCCTCTCTCCGGTTCTGCTCGTGATCAGTGCCTTGGTACGCTCATCCTCACCAGGACCCATTTTGTACCGCGCTCGTCGTGTAGGACAGGGAGGAGTGGAGTTCACGCTTCTGAAATTTCGAAGCATGAAGCAGGATGCGGCGGCAGTCGGCTCGGCAATCACCTCCGCAAACGACAGTCGCATTACCGGTATCGGCCGATTTCTGCGCGCCACAAAAATCGATGAACTCCCGCAGCTTGTGAACGTGCTCCGCGGTGAAATGTGTCTGGTGGGACCGCGTCCCGAGGATCCGAGGTATATACAGTACTATCCCGACGAATTCCGCAGAATCCTCGATCTCAAGCCGGGGATTACAAGCGCCGCCTCCCTCACATTTGTTGACGAAAGCTCCCTGCTTCGCGGCGAGGATCACGAGCGTGTGTACATCGAGCAGGTGCTGCCCGAAAAACTACGTATCGATCTGGAGTGGTTCGATCGGGCGCGTGTCGTGGATAATATCGGATTGATTGTACGCACGGTGTTGCGGAAGGGCGTAAAGGCGTAA
- a CDS encoding polysaccharide biosynthesis protein gives MREFASVVIHMRNRHYLLFDLLAMTIVPAIALILRLDNMMDWQPYLAPLAVYTGFSIVIKLVMYYKLGMYKHLWRYASIEEVSVILIAIFTAGFTFNIIYLLLLPLFPKIPHAIPRSVPAIDLMLSLVIHGGIRLLGRMYSTEQKKREPALDTTRSVLIIGAGNSGTMIAKELLRNPAGGLTPVGFIDDDPRKRGGVIYGIPVLGDREKIPEVCKRMKISQVLIAMPSASGKTIQSILRITEPLKIKTRTLPSVSELLNDTVELRQFRDLRIDDLLRRDPVKTDMSRVKEMLYGQRVLVTGAGGSIGSEICRLIAQSQPASLCLLGHGENSIHAIHRELSEKHPSLRLQTLIADIRDEERISSILREHEPAYIYHAAAHKHVPLMEDNVVDALTNNVLGTITMLKCARARQVRKFTLISTDKAVDPRSIMGVTKRMAEIALQLYRREYDAPYVAVRFGNVLGSRGSVVPIFMDQISAGGPVTITDPDMRRYFMTIPEAVQLVLQTSALQGSGEIYVLDMGEPVRVLDLALDLISLAGQKPFKDVDIVYTGLRPGEKLVEELFREGEIITRSKHEKIFSVVDPKFDSTGWGGLPIDGNGQGTRIATLDEYEEYLRSALSGIDHSDRAAFVRLITTIVPEYRDGIGDPDRMSPDEHVERLRVSS, from the coding sequence ATGAGAGAATTCGCGTCGGTAGTCATACACATGCGCAACAGGCATTATCTGTTGTTCGACCTGCTCGCAATGACCATCGTGCCCGCGATCGCATTGATTTTGCGGCTCGACAACATGATGGACTGGCAACCCTACCTTGCGCCGCTGGCCGTTTACACGGGATTCTCCATCGTCATAAAGCTGGTGATGTATTACAAGCTGGGCATGTACAAACATCTCTGGCGATACGCGAGCATCGAGGAAGTGTCGGTGATCCTGATCGCGATTTTCACGGCGGGATTCACGTTCAACATCATCTACCTGCTGCTGCTCCCGCTTTTTCCAAAGATACCGCACGCGATTCCACGCTCTGTGCCCGCGATCGACCTGATGTTGTCGCTGGTTATTCACGGCGGCATTCGCCTGCTGGGGCGCATGTACAGCACCGAACAGAAGAAACGTGAACCCGCCCTCGACACCACACGCAGCGTTCTCATCATCGGCGCCGGAAACTCGGGCACAATGATCGCGAAGGAACTGCTCCGCAACCCCGCGGGAGGTTTGACGCCGGTCGGCTTCATCGACGACGATCCACGCAAACGGGGCGGTGTGATTTACGGGATTCCGGTTCTTGGCGACAGGGAGAAGATTCCCGAAGTGTGCAAACGCATGAAGATCTCGCAGGTGCTGATCGCCATGCCCTCGGCCTCGGGCAAGACGATTCAGTCGATACTGCGCATCACCGAACCGTTGAAGATCAAGACGCGCACACTCCCGAGCGTCAGCGAGCTGTTGAACGACACGGTGGAGCTGCGCCAGTTCCGCGATCTTCGCATCGACGATCTCCTGCGGCGTGATCCGGTAAAAACCGACATGTCGCGAGTGAAGGAGATGCTCTACGGACAACGCGTGCTTGTGACCGGTGCGGGCGGATCCATCGGATCCGAGATCTGCCGCCTCATTGCGCAGAGCCAGCCGGCGTCGCTGTGTCTGCTCGGTCATGGCGAGAATTCGATACACGCGATACACAGGGAACTGAGCGAGAAACACCCGTCGCTGAGATTGCAGACGCTCATCGCCGACATACGGGACGAGGAGCGCATATCGTCGATTCTTCGTGAGCACGAACCCGCGTACATCTACCATGCCGCCGCGCACAAACACGTGCCCCTGATGGAGGACAATGTCGTGGACGCACTCACGAACAACGTGCTCGGGACGATCACGATGCTCAAGTGCGCGCGTGCGCGGCAGGTGCGGAAGTTCACACTCATTTCGACCGATAAGGCCGTTGATCCGCGCAGTATCATGGGTGTTACCAAGCGCATGGCAGAGATCGCGTTGCAGCTCTACCGGCGCGAATACGACGCGCCCTACGTCGCCGTGCGGTTCGGCAATGTGCTCGGCAGTCGCGGCAGTGTCGTGCCGATATTTATGGATCAGATTTCGGCGGGGGGACCTGTCACGATCACCGATCCCGACATGCGCCGCTACTTCATGACTATTCCAGAGGCAGTACAACTGGTGCTGCAGACGTCGGCGCTGCAGGGCAGCGGGGAAATCTACGTGCTCGACATGGGTGAACCGGTGCGTGTGCTCGATCTGGCACTGGACCTCATCTCGCTCGCAGGACAGAAACCCTTCAAGGATGTCGACATTGTGTACACGGGACTTCGACCCGGTGAAAAGCTCGTCGAGGAGTTGTTCCGCGAGGGAGAAATCATCACACGCTCGAAACACGAAAAAATATTCTCTGTTGTGGATCCAAAATTCGACAGCACCGGGTGGGGCGGCCTGCCGATTGACGGCAACGGGCAGGGTACACGAATCGCCACACTCGACGAGTACGAGGAGTATCTCCGCTCGGCACTGTCGGGTATCGATCATTCCGACCGCGCAGCATTTGTGCGGCTGATAACCACCATCGTTCCCGAATACCGGGATGGCATCGGTGATCCTGACCGTATGTCCCCCGATGAGCATGTGGAGCGGCTGCGCGTTTCGTCGTAG